In Sphingobacterium sp. PCS056, the following proteins share a genomic window:
- a CDS encoding 1-phosphofructokinase family hexose kinase, whose protein sequence is MSKSVLTITLNPCIDKSSTVKEVIPEKKLRCEAPKYEPGGGGINVSRALKRLGIAADTIFTSGGRTGKLLEELLQKEELDIFPFPVGNETRENFIVVEALNNKQFRFGFPGLSISEEEQINMLRTIESINTFPDITIISGSLPEQVKPEFLKDMIQICKRKNSKVIIDTSGEALEIAVNEGVFLVKPNIGELAALSEKSELTEATMDEAANHLIQNGKAEIIVVSLGAKGAVLYSKKGKIQQSAPPVQVRSTVGAGDSMVAGMVSVLVNEGNEEELLRMGIACGTATTMAEGTGLFLKEDVDHLYQHLPQQHQGNGQ, encoded by the coding sequence ATGTCAAAATCAGTCCTAACCATAACATTAAACCCCTGCATTGATAAAAGCAGTACAGTTAAAGAGGTTATACCCGAAAAGAAACTACGTTGTGAAGCTCCAAAATATGAGCCCGGTGGAGGAGGTATTAATGTATCGAGAGCATTAAAAAGATTAGGGATAGCGGCAGATACCATTTTTACATCGGGAGGCAGGACAGGGAAACTTCTTGAAGAGCTTTTACAAAAAGAGGAACTTGATATTTTTCCTTTTCCGGTTGGAAATGAAACCAGAGAAAACTTTATTGTAGTAGAGGCTTTAAATAACAAGCAATTCAGGTTCGGTTTTCCAGGATTGTCCATATCTGAAGAAGAACAAATCAATATGTTAAGGACGATTGAAAGCATCAATACTTTTCCAGACATTACCATTATAAGCGGTAGCTTACCGGAACAAGTTAAGCCTGAATTTTTAAAGGACATGATTCAGATCTGTAAGCGCAAAAACAGTAAAGTCATTATAGACACCTCGGGTGAAGCATTGGAAATAGCTGTGAACGAGGGTGTATTTCTTGTGAAGCCGAATATTGGAGAGTTAGCAGCTCTTTCAGAAAAAAGCGAACTGACAGAAGCCACCATGGATGAAGCCGCTAATCATTTGATACAAAACGGTAAAGCGGAAATCATAGTTGTTTCTTTAGGTGCTAAAGGTGCTGTACTGTATTCTAAAAAAGGAAAGATACAACAGTCTGCTCCCCCTGTACAAGTCAGGAGTACTGTCGGAGCAGGAGATAGTATGGTCGCAGGTATGGTTTCTGTTTTGGTCAATGAGGGAAATGAGGAAGAGCTATTGCGTATGGGCATTGCTTGTGGTACAGCGACCACGATGGCAGAAGGAACAGGGCTCTTTTTGAAGGAAGACGTAGATCATCTATATCAACATCTTCCTCAACAGCATCAGGGCAATGGTCAATAA